One window from the genome of Salisaeta longa DSM 21114 encodes:
- a CDS encoding glycoside hydrolase family 113, with the protein MMRRILLVIGFALWGLGLAGCGRPPDRPAARALPPTASPDSASPDTAPAPRPFPIQAVTLDARDRPPDSTLHAIAALGTTHLTLIPFGWQRTPTTPHVALDTSDGWYSESHTGIRDLARRARRLGMGVILKPHIWIGGYSSDGQARHRVLFEGDNWRRWSRSYTRFILTYARLARAVQADVLVLGTEIDRTVRRHPAYWRALIDTVRSVYAGKLTYAANWHNGYTTLDIWDALDFIGVQAYFPLSDTTDPALPALRSGWQRHKAALHAAHRQYNRPVLFTELGYRSAADAARTPWRWPEHAAADRAHPALQARCYRAFFEVWAPVPWMAGAMVWKWSPRRVAPTDHRFTPKGKPAAQVIRHWFTNGSAPAPARASHQRPAL; encoded by the coding sequence ATGATGCGCCGCATACTGCTGGTTATTGGATTTGCGTTGTGGGGCCTGGGCCTGGCCGGCTGCGGCCGCCCGCCCGACCGCCCCGCGGCCCGCGCGCTGCCCCCCACCGCCTCACCGGACAGCGCCTCGCCTGATACCGCCCCTGCGCCGCGGCCCTTTCCCATCCAGGCCGTAACGCTCGACGCCCGCGACCGTCCGCCCGACAGCACGCTCCACGCGATTGCTGCACTGGGCACCACGCACCTCACCCTCATCCCGTTTGGGTGGCAGCGCACGCCCACCACCCCGCACGTAGCGCTCGACACCAGCGACGGATGGTACAGCGAGAGTCACACGGGCATTCGCGATCTTGCGCGGCGCGCCCGGCGCCTGGGCATGGGCGTGATCCTGAAACCCCACATCTGGATTGGCGGCTACAGCAGCGACGGACAAGCCCGCCACCGCGTCCTCTTTGAAGGCGACAACTGGCGGCGCTGGAGCCGCTCGTACACCCGATTTATCCTCACGTATGCCCGCCTGGCCCGCGCCGTACAGGCCGACGTGCTGGTGCTGGGTACCGAAATTGACCGCACCGTGCGGCGCCATCCGGCATACTGGCGCGCGCTCATCGACACGGTACGCAGTGTGTACGCCGGCAAGCTGACGTACGCCGCCAACTGGCACAACGGCTACACCACGCTCGACATCTGGGACGCCCTCGACTTTATTGGGGTGCAGGCGTACTTCCCGCTGAGCGACACAACCGACCCTGCGCTGCCCGCGCTGCGCTCGGGATGGCAACGCCACAAAGCGGCCCTGCACGCCGCGCATCGGCAGTACAACCGGCCCGTGCTGTTTACAGAGCTGGGCTACCGCAGCGCAGCCGATGCCGCACGCACTCCGTGGCGCTGGCCCGAACATGCCGCCGCCGACCGCGCACATCCGGCCCTGCAGGCGCGCTGCTACCGCGCGTTCTTTGAGGTGTGGGCGCCGGTGCCGTGGATGGCAGGCGCGATGGTGTGGAAGTGGTCGCCGCGCCGCGTGGCCCCCACCGACCACCGCTTCACGCCCAAGGGCAAGCCCGCCGCCCAGGTCATCAGGCACTGGTTTACCAACGGCAGCGCGCCTGCCCCTGCGCGGGCCTCGCACCAGCGCCCCGCGCTGTAA
- a CDS encoding GNAT family N-acetyltransferase: MTSSVSPGTLRKATAADVAALDRLIEASVRALGPRAYTPAQIEASLKHLFGVDTQLIADGTYLVVERDGDVVGSGGWSWRQTPFGGDQAAAQNAAARDPSTDPAVIRAFFVHPAHTRSGIASWLLDACEAAARDAGFTRFALTATHTGHAFYRAAGYRDVAPRVIDLPGGTLLEAIDMEKP, from the coding sequence ATGACATCATCCGTTTCGCCAGGCACGCTCCGTAAAGCGACGGCCGCGGACGTCGCCGCGCTGGATCGCCTGATTGAGGCCTCGGTGCGCGCGCTGGGGCCGCGGGCCTACACCCCAGCGCAAATCGAGGCATCGCTGAAGCATCTCTTTGGCGTAGATACGCAGCTCATCGCCGATGGCACGTACCTGGTCGTCGAACGCGACGGCGATGTAGTGGGTAGCGGGGGGTGGAGCTGGCGGCAGACGCCGTTTGGGGGCGATCAGGCGGCGGCCCAAAACGCGGCGGCCCGCGATCCGTCCACCGATCCGGCCGTCATCCGCGCGTTCTTCGTGCATCCGGCGCACACACGGTCGGGCATCGCCTCGTGGCTGCTCGACGCCTGCGAGGCCGCGGCCCGCGACGCCGGCTTTACCCGCTTTGCCTTAACGGCCACGCACACCGGGCACGCCTTCTACCGCGCGGCGGGCTACCGCGACGTGGCGCCGCGCGTCATCGATCTGCCGGGCGGTACCTTGCTGGAAGCCATCGACATGGAAAAGCCGTAG
- a CDS encoding ABC transporter permease codes for MNTWDTFRMALNTLGANKLRSGLTLVGMVIGVFAVIASVTAVEVIDVYFKESLQFFSPTTVSIDRYERGRGDEVYHPPLTYQQVVRLKDRASGDLKVSVTEAFEFIARVRFKGRETEPNIRLEGTDQHFLGNYGYAIAAGRPLTPQDVRYGRPVALIGAPVAETLFPNETPLGKMIEVGSVRLEVVGVLEEKGGFLGMDYDTRVYAPITYLLTAYGGNGRSMNSITVRAASMQRMQAARDEIISHLRVIRGVKPGQPNNFVVQTNDEVRSTFASFTTQLTIGGALIGLISLLAAGIGIMNIMLVSVTERTREIGVRKAIGAKRRHILQQFLIEAIVLCQIGGLAGIVLGGLFGNGVALYFDISAAFPWLWAVAAVLGVTGIAVVFGGYPAYKAARLDPIESLRYE; via the coding sequence ATGAACACCTGGGATACGTTTCGCATGGCCCTCAACACGCTGGGAGCCAACAAGCTGCGCTCGGGCCTCACGCTCGTGGGCATGGTCATTGGCGTCTTTGCTGTGATCGCCTCCGTCACCGCCGTGGAGGTCATCGACGTGTACTTCAAGGAGTCGCTGCAATTCTTTAGCCCAACGACCGTCTCCATCGACCGCTACGAGCGGGGCCGCGGCGACGAGGTATACCATCCGCCGCTCACGTACCAGCAGGTGGTTCGCCTCAAAGACCGAGCAAGCGGCGACTTGAAGGTGAGCGTCACCGAGGCGTTCGAGTTTATCGCGCGGGTGCGCTTCAAGGGCCGCGAGACGGAGCCCAACATCCGGCTGGAAGGCACCGACCAACACTTTCTAGGCAACTACGGCTATGCCATCGCCGCGGGCCGCCCCCTCACGCCCCAGGATGTGCGCTACGGTCGCCCGGTGGCCCTCATCGGCGCGCCGGTGGCCGAAACGCTGTTTCCCAACGAAACGCCGCTGGGCAAGATGATTGAAGTGGGCAGCGTGCGCCTGGAGGTGGTGGGCGTGCTGGAAGAAAAAGGCGGCTTTTTGGGCATGGACTACGACACCCGCGTGTACGCGCCCATCACGTACCTCCTCACTGCATATGGCGGAAATGGTCGCAGCATGAACAGCATCACGGTGCGCGCGGCCTCCATGCAACGGATGCAGGCCGCACGCGACGAGATTATCAGCCACCTGCGCGTCATTCGCGGGGTAAAGCCTGGCCAGCCGAACAACTTCGTGGTGCAAACCAACGACGAAGTGCGCAGCACCTTCGCATCGTTCACAACACAGCTCACCATTGGCGGTGCGCTCATCGGACTCATCTCGCTGCTCGCTGCTGGCATTGGCATCATGAACATCATGCTGGTGTCGGTAACCGAGCGGACCCGCGAGATTGGCGTGCGCAAGGCCATTGGCGCCAAGCGCCGGCACATCCTCCAGCAATTTCTCATTGAGGCGATTGTGCTGTGCCAAATCGGCGGCCTCGCAGGCATTGTGCTGGGCGGACTGTTTGGCAATGGCGTGGCGCTCTATTTTGACATCAGTGCGGCCTTTCCCTGGCTGTGGGCCGTGGCGGCGGTGTTGGGCGTTACGGGCATTGCCGTTGTCTTTGGCGGCTACCCGGCGTACAAAGCGGCCCGGCTCGACCCCATCGAATCGTTGCGCTACGAGTGA
- a CDS encoding glycosyltransferase: MAVPVTFFYPYPEEIEQAPTLDLHDPAFWSHEGKERRRAWLLQTCCWLTHFGYDARLAATLPAEGIVVLMPEPEQQAAFQAQFQPARHRNILVATIRADVIGFRSPLGDADIVQNGRFADDRRTFFVPHWPQPGLIPRDATRDVRIEHIVFKGGFGSLQKDFRSDAWYEALEARGLTFEIASAETQGTIPRWHDYRTADLSLAVRPDLGDGGLRCEKPASKLINAWHAGVPSLLGPEYAYRELRQSPLDYIEIETPRDALHAIDALRSDPVRYRAMVRHARRRARSFTPAAIAKRWAQVLYDDLPRLARTRPVQWTRAMPLSARRAVNFVLMPPAPFELRKQLGHVWRQTTRP, translated from the coding sequence ATGGCTGTCCCCGTCACCTTTTTCTATCCGTACCCCGAGGAGATCGAACAGGCGCCGACGCTCGACCTGCACGATCCGGCATTTTGGAGCCACGAGGGAAAGGAACGCCGCCGCGCCTGGCTGCTGCAAACGTGCTGCTGGCTCACGCACTTCGGCTACGACGCCCGCCTCGCGGCCACGCTTCCTGCTGAAGGCATCGTGGTGCTCATGCCCGAGCCCGAGCAGCAAGCCGCCTTTCAGGCCCAGTTTCAACCGGCACGCCACCGCAACATCCTGGTCGCTACGATCCGGGCCGACGTCATCGGGTTTCGCTCGCCGCTGGGCGACGCCGACATCGTACAAAACGGTCGATTTGCGGACGACCGCCGGACGTTCTTCGTCCCGCACTGGCCGCAGCCCGGGCTCATCCCGCGCGACGCGACCCGCGACGTGCGCATCGAGCACATCGTGTTCAAGGGCGGGTTTGGCAGCTTGCAGAAAGACTTTCGTTCCGATGCCTGGTACGAGGCCCTGGAGGCCCGCGGGCTGACGTTCGAAATTGCGTCTGCCGAGACGCAGGGCACCATCCCGCGCTGGCACGACTACCGCACGGCCGACCTCTCGCTTGCGGTGCGCCCCGACCTGGGCGACGGCGGCCTGCGGTGCGAGAAGCCCGCATCGAAGCTCATCAACGCCTGGCATGCGGGCGTGCCGTCGCTGCTAGGGCCCGAGTATGCCTACCGCGAGCTGCGGCAGTCGCCCCTCGACTACATCGAGATTGAAACGCCCCGCGACGCCCTTCACGCCATTGACGCGCTGCGGTCGGATCCGGTGCGCTACCGTGCCATGGTGCGGCACGCCCGCCGCCGCGCGCGCTCGTTCACTCCGGCAGCCATCGCCAAGCGTTGGGCCCAGGTGCTGTACGACGACCTGCCGCGCCTGGCGCGTACGCGGCCCGTGCAGTGGACGCGTGCCATGCCCCTGAGTGCCCGCCGGGCGGTCAACTTTGTGCTGATGCCGCCGGCTCCGTTCGAGCTTCGCAAGCAGCTGGGCCACGTGTGGCGCCAAACGACCCGCCCGTAG
- a CDS encoding FAD-binding and (Fe-S)-binding domain-containing protein has product MPTTPLTEHHQALCAELRPQLAGTLHDDPMTRALYATDASMYAVTPVAVLVPQHTGDVQAALEVAHRMDVPVLPRGGGSSLAGQGVNAALVIDCTKHLNQILELNAAEGWARVQPGLTLDALNEAAAAHGLMVGPDPASSSRATLGGMLANNSTGTHSIRYGNMIDHVRSAEVLLADGTATTFGPTDHAAWQRGLRADGLEGRIYRNLDALRAKHRDVIARDTPAHWRRNNGYRLEALLDDTPNLARLLAGSEGTLAFTTALTVNLVEKPPHTALGVAHFDTRADALRAVTTVLDTDPAAVELFDGVAIERTRQTPGFAERLTFVDGDPGGVLITEYYGATPAELDDRLDALEQTLRASAHRSHVVRLTEPAAIANAWSIRKEGLGLMMGVKGDYKPWAIIEDASVPVEHLADYIDELSAFIDDTGTRAVYYAHASAGCLHVRPFINTKDADDVRKMASIAEASLDLVTKYGGVTSSEHGDGIVRGWTNRAVLGDALYGLCQRTKAIFDPENILNPGRVVDAPRMDQNLRMGPDYRTEPFGSVMDFSEAGGFTAMVEKCNGNGACRKHGQGTMCPSFMATRDEEDSTRGRANALRMALAGRLDDDALTSERMYEVMDLCIQCKACKTECPSNVDMAKLKTEWLGHYWETHDMPLRTKLFAHQPTLARWVSGTPLASLVNWSSRRGLLRQVGERLLGISAARELPPFAPRTFRQWARRQQWTADGPRVVLFADSFNNLHTPPVLKAAAAFLARTGHAVEVPQADTCCGRTYLSKGLTDHAQARALQTVEALYPYAQAGVPIVGLEPSCLLTLRDEFLALLPGEPRAEAVANHAFTFEEYVAQRATEGAFDDIAWRRGATDALMLHGHCHQKALIGTDATERALALPGWSVEAVDAGCCGMAGAFGYEAEHVDISKTMARDRLVPAVERADTATGIAATGFSCRSQIKDTTPRTAQHPAEWLCAALPEP; this is encoded by the coding sequence ATGCCCACCACTCCCCTCACCGAACACCACCAGGCGCTGTGTGCCGAGCTGCGCCCCCAGCTGGCCGGCACCCTGCACGACGATCCCATGACGCGGGCGCTGTATGCCACCGACGCCAGTATGTACGCCGTTACCCCCGTTGCGGTGCTCGTCCCCCAACACACGGGTGACGTGCAGGCCGCCCTGGAGGTCGCCCATCGCATGGATGTGCCGGTGCTGCCGCGCGGCGGCGGATCGTCGCTGGCGGGACAAGGCGTCAACGCGGCGCTCGTCATCGATTGCACGAAGCACCTCAATCAGATCCTGGAGCTTAATGCCGCGGAGGGCTGGGCCCGCGTGCAGCCCGGCCTTACGCTCGACGCCCTCAACGAAGCGGCCGCAGCGCACGGCCTGATGGTGGGCCCCGATCCCGCAAGCAGCAGCCGCGCCACCCTGGGCGGCATGCTCGCCAACAACTCCACCGGCACGCACTCCATCCGCTACGGCAACATGATCGACCACGTGCGCTCGGCGGAGGTGCTGCTGGCCGACGGCACGGCCACCACGTTTGGCCCCACCGACCACGCCGCGTGGCAGCGCGGGCTGCGGGCGGACGGCCTGGAGGGGCGCATCTACCGCAACCTCGACGCGCTGCGCGCGAAGCACCGCGACGTCATTGCCCGCGACACGCCCGCCCACTGGCGCCGCAACAACGGCTACCGCCTGGAGGCCCTGCTCGACGATACGCCCAACCTGGCCCGGCTGTTGGCCGGGAGCGAAGGCACGCTCGCCTTTACCACCGCCCTCACCGTCAACCTCGTCGAAAAGCCCCCCCACACGGCCCTGGGCGTGGCGCACTTCGACACGCGCGCCGACGCACTGCGGGCCGTCACCACCGTGCTCGACACCGATCCGGCCGCCGTTGAGCTCTTCGACGGCGTCGCCATCGAGCGCACCCGCCAAACGCCGGGCTTTGCCGAGCGCCTCACGTTCGTCGACGGCGACCCCGGCGGCGTGCTGATCACCGAATACTACGGCGCGACGCCTGCGGAGCTCGACGACCGGCTGGATGCCCTGGAGCAGACCCTGCGCGCCTCCGCGCATCGGTCGCACGTGGTGCGCCTCACCGAGCCCGCGGCCATCGCCAACGCATGGTCGATCCGCAAGGAAGGGCTGGGCCTCATGATGGGCGTAAAGGGCGACTACAAGCCCTGGGCGATCATCGAAGATGCCTCGGTGCCCGTCGAGCACCTGGCCGACTACATCGACGAGCTCTCCGCTTTCATCGACGATACCGGCACGCGGGCGGTGTACTACGCACACGCCTCGGCCGGCTGCCTGCATGTGCGTCCGTTCATAAACACGAAAGACGCCGACGACGTCCGCAAGATGGCGTCCATCGCCGAGGCGTCGCTCGACCTCGTCACCAAGTACGGCGGCGTGACCTCCTCGGAGCACGGCGACGGCATTGTGCGCGGCTGGACGAACCGTGCCGTGCTGGGGGACGCATTGTACGGGCTCTGCCAGCGCACCAAAGCCATCTTCGACCCGGAAAACATCCTCAACCCGGGGCGCGTGGTGGATGCCCCCCGCATGGACCAAAACCTGCGCATGGGGCCCGACTATCGGACCGAGCCGTTTGGGTCGGTCATGGATTTTTCGGAGGCGGGCGGCTTTACGGCGATGGTGGAGAAGTGCAACGGCAACGGCGCCTGCCGCAAGCACGGGCAGGGGACGATGTGCCCCAGCTTTATGGCCACCCGCGACGAGGAGGACTCCACCCGCGGCCGCGCCAATGCGCTGCGCATGGCCTTGGCGGGCCGCCTCGACGACGACGCGCTGACCAGCGAGCGCATGTATGAGGTGATGGACCTGTGCATTCAGTGCAAGGCCTGCAAGACGGAGTGCCCCTCGAACGTGGACATGGCGAAGCTGAAGACCGAGTGGCTGGGGCACTACTGGGAGACCCACGACATGCCGCTGCGCACGAAGCTCTTTGCGCATCAACCCACCCTGGCCCGCTGGGTGAGCGGCACGCCGCTGGCGTCGCTCGTCAACTGGTCGAGCCGCCGCGGGCTGCTGCGGCAGGTGGGCGAGCGCCTGCTGGGCATCAGCGCGGCCCGCGAGCTGCCGCCGTTTGCGCCGCGCACGTTCCGGCAATGGGCGCGCCGCCAGCAGTGGACCGCCGACGGTCCGCGCGTGGTCCTCTTTGCCGACTCGTTCAACAACCTGCACACGCCGCCCGTCTTAAAAGCCGCCGCCGCGTTCCTCGCGCGCACCGGTCATGCCGTCGAGGTGCCGCAGGCCGACACGTGCTGCGGGCGCACCTACCTCTCGAAGGGCCTTACGGACCACGCCCAGGCGCGCGCCCTGCAGACCGTGGAAGCGCTCTACCCTTACGCGCAAGCCGGCGTGCCCATTGTGGGACTGGAGCCCAGTTGCCTGCTCACGCTCCGCGACGAGTTTTTGGCCCTGCTGCCGGGCGAGCCGCGGGCCGAGGCGGTGGCCAACCACGCGTTCACCTTCGAAGAATACGTCGCACAGCGCGCTACCGAGGGGGCGTTTGACGACATCGCGTGGCGCCGCGGCGCCACCGACGCGCTCATGCTGCATGGGCATTGCCATCAGAAAGCGCTCATCGGCACGGACGCCACCGAGCGCGCCCTGGCCCTTCCGGGCTGGTCGGTGGAGGCGGTGGACGCCGGCTGCTGCGGCATGGCCGGTGCCTTCGGCTACGAGGCGGAGCATGTCGACATCTCCAAAACGATGGCCCGCGACCGGCTCGTGCCCGCGGTCGAACGCGCCGATACGGCAACGGGCATCGCAGCCACGGGCTTCTCGTGCCGCTCGCAAATAAAAGACACCACGCCGCGCACCGCCCAGCACCCGGCCGAGTGGTTGTGCGCGGCGCTCCCCGAGCCCTGA
- a CDS encoding ABC transporter permease: MRRFFFDLFEGLRIAVQAIWANRMRSVLTTLGIIIGITSVTLMATIINGINQQFEQSLSMLGADVVYVSKWPWGMNTSLDWWNYINRPPIQMQLVDAIDTRAAHAARVAPLVSTGRTARYKENDLDVEIEASTAAYGQIRNVELSMGRFFTAADQRSANNVCVIGADVADALFPIATPLGKTIRLGSFPCRVVGVHARESGGLFGNDVGPNTRVMMPVSTFEKTFGISRWRDINIMVQVAQGTTLNRAKEELTGILRAERNVAPGAENNFEINDQEQIRASFTPVKIAIYGVGLFLTALALLVGGIGVMNIMFVSVRERTKEIGIRKAVGAKQHTILIQFLIEAVIVCLIGGGIGVGVSAGLAVLINQTGFTAVLPASTVALAFGICVGVGILFGIAPAWQAARAHPIDALRYE, from the coding sequence GTGCGTCGTTTTTTCTTTGATCTCTTCGAGGGCCTGCGCATTGCCGTTCAGGCTATTTGGGCCAATCGCATGCGCTCGGTGCTCACCACGCTGGGCATCATCATCGGCATCACGTCGGTGACGCTCATGGCCACCATCATCAACGGCATCAACCAGCAGTTCGAGCAGTCGCTGTCGATGCTGGGGGCCGACGTGGTGTACGTAAGCAAGTGGCCCTGGGGCATGAACACGAGCCTCGACTGGTGGAATTACATCAACCGGCCGCCGATACAGATGCAGCTGGTGGACGCCATCGATACCCGTGCCGCACATGCCGCGCGCGTCGCGCCGCTGGTGAGCACCGGCCGTACCGCACGTTACAAAGAAAACGATCTCGACGTCGAGATTGAAGCCTCCACAGCCGCCTACGGGCAAATCCGCAACGTCGAGCTGTCCATGGGCCGCTTCTTCACGGCCGCCGATCAGCGGTCGGCGAACAATGTCTGCGTCATCGGGGCCGACGTGGCCGACGCGCTCTTTCCCATTGCCACGCCGCTCGGAAAAACCATTCGTCTGGGCAGCTTTCCGTGCCGCGTGGTAGGCGTGCATGCGCGCGAGAGCGGCGGATTGTTTGGGAACGATGTGGGCCCCAACACGCGCGTGATGATGCCCGTGAGCACCTTCGAAAAAACATTTGGCATCAGCCGATGGCGCGACATCAACATTATGGTGCAGGTGGCGCAAGGCACCACGCTCAACCGGGCCAAAGAAGAACTCACGGGCATTCTGCGCGCCGAGCGTAACGTTGCACCTGGCGCTGAGAACAACTTCGAGATCAATGATCAAGAGCAAATCCGCGCGTCGTTTACGCCGGTAAAAATCGCCATTTACGGCGTGGGCCTGTTCCTCACGGCGCTCGCGCTGTTGGTGGGCGGCATTGGCGTTATGAACATCATGTTTGTGTCGGTCCGCGAACGAACCAAAGAAATTGGCATCCGAAAGGCCGTAGGTGCCAAGCAGCACACCATCCTGATTCAGTTTCTCATTGAAGCCGTCATTGTGTGTCTCATTGGCGGAGGTATCGGCGTTGGGGTATCGGCCGGGCTCGCCGTGCTCATCAACCAAACCGGATTTACGGCGGTGTTGCCCGCAAGCACCGTTGCCCTCGCCTTTGGCATCTGCGTAGGCGTCGGCATCCTGTTTGGCATTGCCCCGGCCTGGCAAGCCGCGCGCGCCCATCCCATCGACGCCCTGCGCTACGAATAG
- a CDS encoding shikimate kinase, translated as MHIYLTGFMGSGKSTVAPRVAQHAGRAVVDLDAVIEARAGRPVPEIFAAGGEAHFRALEAEALQAVAARPEAVVALGGGTLHHGASAQVARASGQIVFLDVPPDVLYERLRATAAARPLLHGPKGEPLAGDALKDRLRTLLADRRAGYEAAAHHIVPADEAPEAVARRILARVDNR; from the coding sequence ATGCACATTTATCTCACCGGATTTATGGGGAGCGGCAAGAGCACGGTGGCGCCGCGGGTGGCCCAGCACGCGGGCCGCGCGGTGGTAGACCTGGATGCTGTGATCGAGGCGCGCGCGGGCCGGCCGGTGCCCGAGATTTTTGCGGCGGGTGGCGAGGCGCACTTTCGTGCGCTCGAAGCCGAAGCCCTGCAGGCGGTGGCCGCGCGACCCGAGGCGGTGGTGGCCCTGGGCGGCGGTACGCTGCACCATGGCGCCAGTGCACAAGTGGCCCGCGCGAGCGGACAGATCGTCTTTCTGGACGTGCCGCCGGACGTGCTCTACGAGCGCTTGCGCGCTACCGCCGCGGCCCGTCCGCTGCTGCACGGCCCCAAGGGCGAGCCGCTGGCCGGCGATGCGCTCAAAGACCGCCTGCGCACCCTGCTGGCCGACCGGCGCGCCGGGTACGAAGCGGCTGCGCACCACATCGTACCGGCCGATGAGGCCCCGGAGGCCGTGGCCCGCCGCATCCTGGCGCGTGTGGATAACCGTTGA